Proteins from a single region of Pseudarthrobacter sp. NIBRBAC000502772:
- a CDS encoding sulfite exporter TauE/SafE family protein yields the protein MVFALVLIAVVAGALAQRLAGLGFGLLVSPVLVVLLGPFDGVMIINLCGAASSLLILSRVWRHVEWKRYFGLALAALVGVVPGAWLASNVAEAPLEICIGILLIIALLASQRLTRSSWRASGPVPMVSLGFTSGLMNAAAGVGGPAITAYAIATRWEQKSFGATLQPYFVTTGLSSLVIKYVLSGGHVPGLDGWQWLSILAAMVAGIIAGDLLSGKVKPAAVRRIVVAIAYIGAVSTLAKGFIELAAG from the coding sequence ATGGTGTTTGCATTGGTGCTCATTGCCGTTGTTGCAGGGGCACTGGCCCAGCGGCTGGCCGGCCTCGGATTCGGCCTTCTCGTCTCTCCCGTCCTGGTGGTGCTGCTCGGTCCCTTCGACGGCGTCATGATCATCAACCTGTGCGGCGCAGCCTCATCCCTCCTGATCCTTTCCAGGGTCTGGCGGCATGTGGAGTGGAAGCGCTACTTCGGACTGGCGCTCGCGGCCCTCGTAGGGGTAGTGCCGGGTGCCTGGTTGGCCAGCAACGTGGCCGAAGCGCCGCTGGAGATTTGCATCGGCATCCTCCTCATCATCGCCCTGCTGGCTTCGCAACGGCTGACCCGCAGCTCCTGGCGCGCCAGTGGCCCCGTTCCCATGGTCTCCCTCGGCTTCACCAGCGGACTGATGAACGCGGCAGCGGGCGTCGGCGGACCGGCCATCACCGCGTACGCCATTGCCACCCGCTGGGAGCAGAAGAGTTTCGGCGCCACCCTCCAGCCCTATTTCGTGACCACCGGACTGTCTTCCCTGGTGATCAAGTACGTACTATCCGGGGGACATGTTCCCGGCCTGGACGGCTGGCAATGGCTCAGCATCCTGGCCGCCATGGTGGCGGGAATCATCGCAGGCGATCTGCTGTCCGGCAAGGTCAAACCCGCTGCCGTGCGGCGGATCGTTGTGGCCATCGCCTACATCGGAGCCGTGTCCACGCTGGCCAAGGGTTTCATCGAGCTGGCGGCGGGCTGA
- the dxr gene encoding 1-deoxy-D-xylulose-5-phosphate reductoisomerase — MQPRRIVILGSTGSIGTQAIDVVDGAPHLFEVVALSAGGGNLQLLARQAVHTGAAAVGIAAGDPRKLQDLISEAARLAGRQDYRPEIIAGPDASARIAAVEADVVLNGITGSIGLAPTLAALKSGATLALANKESLIVGGALVKAAAREGQIVPVDSEHSAIAQCLRSGSAAEVEKLILTASGGPFRGRTREQLHDVTPKEALAHPTWDMGLMVTTNSATLVNKGLELIEAHLLFDVPLDRIDVVVHPQSVVHSMVQFIDGSVIAQASPPDMRLPIALGLGWPDRVPKAASPCDWTKATSWTFEPLDTVAFPAVDLAKDAAKQGSTFPAVFNAANEEAVMAFHSGRIRFTEIVDTIDAVLSEHSGSSGLTLESVLDAENWARTRAHERLAVSSL; from the coding sequence ATGCAGCCTCGCAGAATCGTCATCCTCGGATCCACCGGTTCCATCGGCACCCAGGCGATTGACGTCGTCGACGGCGCCCCGCACCTATTTGAGGTAGTGGCGCTCAGTGCCGGCGGAGGGAACCTGCAGCTCCTGGCCCGCCAGGCCGTCCACACCGGTGCCGCCGCTGTGGGCATCGCCGCAGGGGATCCGCGCAAGCTGCAGGACCTGATCTCCGAGGCTGCCCGCCTCGCCGGGCGGCAGGACTACCGCCCCGAAATCATCGCCGGCCCGGACGCCTCGGCCCGCATCGCCGCGGTAGAAGCGGACGTGGTGCTCAACGGCATTACCGGCTCCATCGGGCTCGCCCCGACCCTCGCCGCCCTGAAATCAGGTGCAACGCTGGCGCTGGCCAACAAGGAATCGCTGATCGTCGGCGGAGCGCTTGTCAAGGCCGCCGCCCGCGAGGGACAGATCGTGCCGGTGGATTCCGAGCACTCAGCGATAGCGCAGTGCCTGCGCTCCGGCTCCGCGGCCGAAGTTGAGAAACTCATCCTGACGGCCTCCGGAGGGCCTTTCCGCGGCCGGACAAGGGAACAGCTCCACGACGTGACGCCGAAAGAGGCCCTGGCGCACCCCACGTGGGACATGGGGCTGATGGTCACCACCAACTCGGCCACGCTCGTCAACAAGGGCCTTGAGCTTATCGAGGCGCATCTGCTGTTCGACGTGCCGCTGGACCGGATCGACGTTGTGGTCCACCCGCAGTCGGTGGTCCACTCCATGGTCCAGTTCATTGACGGGTCCGTCATCGCCCAGGCGTCCCCGCCGGACATGCGCCTCCCCATTGCCTTAGGGCTGGGCTGGCCGGACAGGGTCCCCAAAGCGGCCTCCCCGTGTGACTGGACCAAAGCCACCAGCTGGACGTTCGAACCCCTGGACACCGTCGCTTTCCCGGCCGTGGACCTGGCCAAGGACGCCGCGAAGCAGGGGAGTACTTTTCCCGCCGTCTTCAACGCGGCAAACGAGGAAGCGGTCATGGCGTTCCACTCGGGACGCATCCGCTTCACCGAAATCGTGGACACCATCGATGCTGTCCTCAGCGAACATTCAGGATCCTCCGGGCTGACGCTGGAGTCGGTACTGGATGCTGAAAACTGGGCACGCACGCGTGCCCACGAACGTTTAGCAGTCAGCAGTCTCTAG
- a CDS encoding RIP metalloprotease produces the protein MSPVLLFILGVVFVAIGIAVSIALHEVGHLVPAKLFKVRVTKYMIGFGPTLWSKRKGETEYGVKAIPLGGYVSMIGMYPPNKDDGTVRPSSTGMFQTLATEARSMAHEEVGPEDANRVFYRLPVWKKIIVMLGGPAMNLLIGVVLTAVLLMGFGMATATTTIADVSKCQVAAGETVDPDSPDCKLTPAAAAGLLPNDVVTSFDGKAVTGWDELTEWIRASAGREVSITVERDGAPVTTTVTPVLSARPVVGVDGRQAKDDAGTLLYQDVGFLGIGAQTELVPQPASSVLPMAGENIKQVAGVVFNLPARVVGVAKAAFSEEDRDPNGPISVVGVGRVAGEVAAMEEVPLQSRIGALVGLLAGLNFALAVFNLIPLLPLDGGHVAGALYEGARRRVAKLFGKPDPGAFDIAKLLPVTYVVATLLMGMSLLLIYADIVKPVNLFG, from the coding sequence ATGAGCCCCGTCCTCCTCTTTATCCTCGGCGTCGTCTTTGTGGCGATCGGCATTGCCGTGTCCATTGCGCTGCACGAAGTGGGGCACCTGGTGCCCGCCAAGCTGTTCAAGGTGCGTGTCACCAAGTACATGATCGGCTTCGGCCCCACCCTGTGGTCCAAGCGGAAGGGCGAGACCGAATACGGCGTGAAAGCGATCCCGCTGGGCGGCTACGTGTCCATGATCGGCATGTATCCGCCCAACAAGGACGACGGAACCGTCCGCCCCTCCAGCACCGGCATGTTCCAGACACTGGCCACGGAAGCCCGGTCCATGGCACACGAGGAAGTGGGCCCGGAGGACGCAAACCGCGTGTTCTACCGGCTGCCGGTGTGGAAGAAAATCATCGTGATGCTGGGCGGGCCGGCCATGAACCTGTTGATCGGTGTGGTCCTGACCGCCGTCCTGCTGATGGGCTTCGGCATGGCCACGGCCACCACCACCATCGCCGACGTCTCCAAATGCCAGGTGGCGGCCGGCGAGACCGTTGATCCCGATTCCCCGGACTGCAAGCTGACCCCCGCGGCCGCTGCCGGGCTCCTGCCTAACGACGTGGTCACCTCCTTTGACGGGAAAGCTGTCACCGGCTGGGACGAGCTGACCGAATGGATCCGGGCCTCCGCGGGCAGGGAAGTCAGCATCACTGTGGAGCGCGACGGCGCGCCCGTCACCACCACGGTGACGCCGGTGCTCTCCGCCCGCCCCGTCGTCGGCGTGGACGGACGCCAGGCAAAGGACGACGCCGGCACCCTCCTGTACCAGGACGTCGGCTTCCTGGGCATCGGCGCGCAGACCGAACTGGTTCCCCAGCCGGCGTCGTCCGTCCTGCCCATGGCGGGCGAAAACATCAAGCAAGTGGCTGGCGTCGTCTTCAATCTGCCCGCCCGGGTGGTGGGTGTTGCCAAGGCGGCCTTCAGCGAGGAAGATCGCGACCCCAACGGCCCCATCAGTGTGGTGGGCGTGGGGCGCGTGGCCGGTGAAGTGGCGGCCATGGAGGAAGTGCCGCTGCAGTCCAGGATCGGGGCACTGGTAGGGCTGCTCGCCGGCTTGAACTTTGCGCTTGCGGTCTTCAACCTGATCCCGCTGCTTCCGCTCGACGGCGGCCACGTGGCCGGAGCGCTGTACGAGGGGGCGCGGCGACGGGTGGCCAAGCTGTTCGGCAAACCGGATCCGGGCGCTTTCGACATCGCCAAACTGCTTCCCGTGACTTACGTGGTGGCCACGTTGCTGATGGGCATGAGTTTGCTGCTGATCTATGCCGACATCGTGAAGCCGGTGAACCTGTTCGGCTGA
- a CDS encoding MarR family transcriptional regulator yields the protein MYVLTIDQRGSTADVDRVPDLIAALRTLTPAPFERSVGDELQGVVEHAEDVVEIALYALRSGHWYVGIGIGAVQLTPGGSPREGSGSGFVAARKAVELAKGSAGHVPLSVVSGSIGRGREMPPHAKEGAMTTANAQAVLRLIGRVVQQRTPAQWRVVDRLRALQGGDGKHGSQKRVAQELGITEQSVSRAVLRSGWLEEWAARPAAAMLLDHAHSQIEGDR from the coding sequence ATGTACGTACTGACCATCGACCAGCGAGGCAGCACTGCCGACGTCGACCGTGTTCCCGATCTGATCGCCGCACTGCGCACCCTCACACCGGCGCCCTTCGAACGGTCCGTGGGTGATGAACTCCAGGGTGTGGTGGAACATGCCGAGGACGTGGTGGAGATCGCCCTGTACGCGCTCCGGAGCGGGCACTGGTACGTCGGGATCGGGATCGGGGCCGTACAGCTCACCCCGGGCGGAAGCCCCCGGGAAGGTTCCGGGAGCGGCTTTGTGGCAGCGCGAAAGGCCGTGGAACTCGCCAAGGGCTCGGCTGGTCACGTGCCATTGTCGGTGGTGTCCGGCAGTATTGGCCGTGGACGGGAGATGCCTCCCCACGCCAAGGAAGGAGCCATGACCACTGCAAATGCCCAGGCGGTGCTTCGCCTGATCGGACGGGTGGTGCAGCAACGCACACCAGCACAGTGGCGGGTGGTGGACCGGTTGCGCGCACTCCAGGGCGGCGATGGAAAGCACGGCAGCCAGAAACGCGTGGCCCAGGAACTGGGAATCACGGAGCAGTCGGTGAGCCGTGCCGTGCTCAGGTCAGGCTGGCTTGAGGAATGGGCCGCCAGGCCTGCCGCGGCCATGCTCCTGGACCACGCCCATTCCCAGATTGAAGGAGACCGGTGA
- a CDS encoding YciI family protein, protein MTVFAVEYVYAADSSAVRDDHRPAHRAWLAGLADEGQLLTSGPYGDGAGALLIFKVQDETELNDLLKQDPFAVAGTIAGIRTTEWTPVIGLLAAHAS, encoded by the coding sequence ATGACTGTTTTTGCCGTTGAGTATGTGTACGCCGCCGATTCCTCCGCCGTCCGTGATGACCACCGCCCCGCGCACCGCGCCTGGCTGGCGGGTCTGGCGGACGAGGGCCAACTGCTGACCAGCGGACCCTACGGTGACGGGGCGGGCGCCCTGCTGATCTTCAAGGTCCAGGACGAAACCGAGCTGAACGATCTCCTCAAGCAGGACCCGTTCGCCGTCGCCGGCACCATTGCCGGGATCCGGACCACCGAGTGGACTCCCGTGATCGGCCTCCTGGCCGCGCACGCATCCTGA
- the ispG gene encoding flavodoxin-dependent (E)-4-hydroxy-3-methylbut-2-enyl-diphosphate synthase: MTSVSLGMPSAPPPVLAPRRKTRQIKVGSVGVGSDSPISVQSMTTTPTTDINATLQQIAELTASGCDIVRVACPSADDAEALPIIARKSQIPVIADIHFQPKYVFAAIEAGCAAVRVNPGNIRKFDDQVKEIARAAKDHGTSIRIGINAGSLEPGILKKYGKATPEALVESAVWEASLFEEHGFNDFKISVKHNDPVIMVAAYEMLAEQGDWPLHLGVTEAGPAFQGTIKSATAFGALLAKGIGDTIRVSLSAPPVEEIKVGNQILQSLNLRPRKLEIVSCPSCGRAQVDVYTLAEQVTAGLEGMEIPLRVAVMGCVVNGPGEAREADLGVASGNGKGQIFVKGQVIKTVPESEIVETLIEEAMRIAEEMGEADGEDAVKGSPVVSVS; the protein is encoded by the coding sequence GTGACCTCGGTCAGCCTGGGAATGCCGTCAGCACCGCCGCCCGTTCTCGCCCCCCGCCGCAAGACGCGGCAGATCAAAGTGGGTTCCGTCGGGGTCGGTTCGGACTCGCCCATCAGTGTGCAGTCCATGACCACCACGCCCACCACGGACATCAACGCCACCCTGCAGCAGATCGCGGAACTCACCGCCTCCGGTTGCGACATTGTGCGCGTCGCCTGCCCGTCGGCCGATGATGCAGAGGCCCTGCCAATCATCGCTCGCAAGTCCCAGATCCCTGTTATTGCCGACATCCACTTCCAGCCGAAGTACGTCTTCGCGGCGATTGAGGCCGGCTGCGCGGCAGTGCGGGTGAACCCGGGCAATATCCGCAAATTCGATGACCAGGTCAAGGAAATCGCTCGCGCGGCGAAGGACCACGGGACCTCAATCCGGATCGGCATCAACGCCGGATCGCTGGAGCCCGGCATCCTGAAGAAGTATGGCAAGGCCACCCCCGAGGCACTCGTGGAATCCGCTGTCTGGGAAGCGTCGCTGTTCGAAGAGCACGGTTTCAACGACTTCAAGATCTCGGTCAAGCACAACGACCCGGTCATTATGGTTGCTGCCTACGAGATGCTGGCCGAGCAGGGCGACTGGCCCCTGCACCTGGGCGTCACCGAAGCCGGGCCCGCCTTCCAGGGCACCATCAAGTCCGCCACAGCCTTCGGGGCGCTCCTGGCCAAGGGCATCGGCGACACCATCAGGGTTTCCCTGTCGGCGCCTCCGGTGGAGGAAATCAAGGTGGGAAACCAGATCCTCCAGTCCCTGAACCTGCGTCCGCGTAAACTGGAAATCGTCTCCTGCCCGTCATGCGGCCGCGCCCAGGTGGACGTGTACACCCTTGCCGAACAGGTCACCGCAGGGCTGGAAGGCATGGAAATTCCGCTCCGCGTGGCAGTGATGGGCTGTGTTGTCAACGGACCGGGCGAAGCCCGCGAAGCCGATCTGGGTGTGGCGTCCGGCAATGGCAAGGGGCAGATCTTTGTGAAGGGCCAAGTCATTAAGACTGTGCCTGAGAGCGAGATTGTTGAGACACTGATCGAAGAGGCCATGCGCATAGCTGAAGAGATGGGGGAGGCCGATGGCGAAGATGCTGTCAAGGGTAGCCCCGTGGTTAGCGTCTCATAA
- a CDS encoding TetR family transcriptional regulator, with protein sequence MNGQHDPADAPGPAGSAAGTGRRGRRGGTTESREQILDTARRLFAEHGFEGTSLRQIARETGVDPAMIHHFFKGKDELFALSVALPADPEKVLAGVDGYSPEDRADAIVRAVLRLWESPAQHSLVAFLRGTIGSKAKTLLLRELVQRTILGRIMAGVPGPPEEVAMRGNLVATQMVGVMLVRYVVRLEPLASASPDDIVRLVAPNVQHYLTGDLKPTGEPAAGGLKGGDAEASELAARTEP encoded by the coding sequence GTGAACGGACAGCATGATCCGGCGGACGCCCCGGGTCCCGCAGGCAGCGCGGCTGGTACCGGCCGGCGGGGCCGGCGCGGCGGGACCACCGAGTCGAGGGAACAGATCCTGGACACAGCCCGGCGGCTTTTCGCCGAACACGGTTTCGAAGGGACCAGCCTGCGCCAGATCGCCCGGGAAACCGGCGTGGACCCCGCCATGATCCACCATTTCTTCAAGGGCAAGGACGAGCTTTTTGCGCTGAGTGTGGCACTGCCGGCCGACCCGGAGAAGGTCCTGGCGGGCGTCGACGGCTACTCGCCAGAGGACCGGGCAGACGCGATCGTGCGGGCCGTGCTGCGCTTGTGGGAGAGCCCGGCCCAGCACAGCCTGGTGGCCTTCCTCAGGGGGACCATCGGCTCCAAGGCCAAGACGTTGCTGCTGCGGGAACTGGTGCAGCGGACCATCCTCGGCCGGATCATGGCAGGAGTCCCCGGTCCGCCCGAAGAAGTGGCCATGCGCGGAAACCTTGTGGCCACGCAGATGGTTGGAGTGATGCTGGTCCGGTATGTGGTGCGCCTGGAACCACTCGCGTCTGCCTCGCCCGACGACATTGTGCGGCTCGTGGCTCCGAACGTCCAGCATTACTTGACGGGTGACCTGAAGCCGACGGGTGAACCGGCGGCAGGTGGCCTGAAAGGCGGCGACGCTGAGGCCAGCGAGCTGGCGGCTAGAACAGAACCGTAG
- a CDS encoding ABC transporter permease gives MLLATTRRVLDQLRHDHRSIALILVVPALLLTAVYFLYENETLPPGVPRTFDRVGLMMLAIFPFVVMFLVTSITMLRERTSGTLERLLTTPIHKADLLFGYGLAFSIMAALQSLVATAVAYWIFGLDIQGSPGLVVMIAVINAVLGVALGLLCSAFARTEFQAVQFMPVVVVPQILLCGLFVARERMNEALEAVSNVLPLTFSVDALQEIAANTEPTDQLWMDAGVIVAIVLAVLVLASLTLRRRTA, from the coding sequence ATGCTGTTGGCCACCACCCGGCGCGTCCTGGACCAGCTCCGGCACGACCACCGCAGCATCGCGCTGATCCTGGTGGTCCCTGCGCTGCTCCTCACCGCCGTGTACTTTCTCTATGAGAATGAAACGCTGCCGCCGGGCGTGCCCAGGACTTTTGACCGGGTTGGCCTGATGATGCTGGCGATCTTCCCGTTTGTGGTTATGTTCCTGGTTACGTCCATCACGATGCTGCGGGAACGCACCTCGGGGACCCTGGAACGGCTGCTGACCACTCCCATCCACAAAGCGGACCTGCTGTTCGGCTACGGGCTGGCATTTTCCATCATGGCCGCCCTGCAGTCGCTGGTGGCGACCGCCGTCGCCTACTGGATCTTCGGGCTCGACATCCAAGGCAGCCCTGGACTGGTGGTCATGATTGCCGTGATCAATGCCGTTCTTGGCGTCGCGCTGGGGCTGCTCTGTTCGGCCTTCGCCCGGACGGAATTCCAGGCCGTGCAGTTCATGCCGGTGGTGGTGGTCCCGCAGATCCTGCTCTGTGGCCTCTTTGTGGCCCGCGAAAGGATGAACGAGGCCCTCGAGGCTGTGTCGAATGTCCTTCCACTGACTTTTTCGGTGGATGCACTCCAGGAGATCGCCGCCAACACCGAGCCCACAGACCAGCTGTGGATGGATGCCGGAGTCATCGTGGCCATTGTCCTGGCTGTCCTGGTGCTCGCATCCCTGACCCTGCGGCGGCGGACCGCGTGA
- a CDS encoding ABC transporter ATP-binding protein: MSHSAATAPAVAEASIAVAATALHVTRGKVPVLRGLDFAIQAGEITGLLGPSGSGKTTLMRAIMGVQVLTSGSVQVLGLPAGHPDLRHRVGYVTQSPSVYPDLTVEANVRYFGAMHRKGRAEAAEAIAAVGLEPQARQKTGDLSGGELSRVSLACALVARPSLLVLDEPTVGLDPVLRADLWDRFRSMAESGTTLLVSSHVMEEASHCGSLLLLREGKLLAQLTPGELSRRGHSADLEKAFLHIIQDTAEVPSGSPERTVRS, encoded by the coding sequence ATGTCCCATTCAGCAGCTACCGCCCCGGCCGTCGCGGAAGCCAGCATCGCTGTGGCCGCCACTGCCCTGCACGTCACACGGGGAAAGGTTCCCGTCCTGCGCGGCTTGGACTTTGCCATCCAGGCCGGCGAGATCACCGGGTTGCTGGGCCCGTCCGGCAGCGGCAAGACTACGCTCATGCGGGCCATCATGGGCGTCCAGGTGCTCACGTCCGGTTCGGTCCAAGTGCTGGGGCTGCCCGCCGGGCACCCTGACCTGCGACACCGGGTGGGTTACGTGACCCAGTCCCCCAGCGTGTATCCGGACCTCACGGTCGAAGCCAACGTCCGTTACTTCGGCGCCATGCACCGCAAGGGCCGCGCCGAGGCCGCGGAGGCGATCGCCGCCGTCGGGCTTGAACCGCAGGCGAGGCAGAAAACCGGTGACCTCTCCGGCGGAGAGCTGAGCCGGGTGTCGCTGGCCTGTGCCCTGGTGGCTCGCCCCAGCCTGCTGGTCCTGGATGAGCCAACCGTGGGCCTTGATCCGGTGCTCCGGGCTGACCTGTGGGACCGCTTCCGGTCCATGGCCGAGTCCGGGACCACCCTGCTGGTTTCCAGCCATGTGATGGAGGAAGCCAGCCATTGCGGATCACTCCTCCTGCTGCGGGAAGGAAAGCTCCTGGCGCAGCTAACGCCGGGGGAATTGAGCCGGCGCGGGCACAGTGCCGATCTGGAGAAGGCTTTCCTGCACATCATCCAGGACACCGCCGAAGTGCCCAGCGGTTCCCCCGAAAGGACGGTACGGTCATGA